From Scleropages formosus chromosome 1, fSclFor1.1, whole genome shotgun sequence, a single genomic window includes:
- the LOC108919696 gene encoding beta-1,3-galactosyltransferase 2-like — protein MSGTRTRESEEGRNVGRPKWCRTCLLSAFLILCGAVLSLNYISIDFWSFIVKTWTQWGRVKGQESGTAQPRGTSTPTTLKSTTTQAPWKPLGPFEILYPHKYHFILDEPEKCRNQCPFLVLVVPVAPHNRAARDTIRRTWGNESLVPGVTIRRLFLLGLEDQTGGLQEELHAESKEHHDLLQANFLDRYLNLTIKTMVMIEWLVTRCPNASYAAKVDTDMFFNVDLLVNTLLDPHAAQPKEDYITGAVIRNGLVQRQKGTKWYVPEEVFPQETYPCYVSGNAYAFSMDLSEKILRASRHVRAFHLEDVYLGMCLEHLGILPTDPPQPGLFYLWQIPYNRCKFSGIVSITGFSLNKIDRYWSDFQKPGPPC, from the exons ATGTCAGGCACAAGGACCAGAGAAAG CGAGGAAGGACGCAATGTTGGCCGGCCTAAATGGTGTCGTACCTGCTTGCTGTCAGCATTCCTGATCCTCTGTGGGGCCGTTCTGTCGCTGAACTACATCAGCATTGACTTCTGGTCATTCATTGTGAAGACCTGGACCCAATGGGGGAGGGTGAAGGGCCAAGAGAGTGGTACAGCACAACCACGTGGGACATCGACCCCTACTACTCTCAAATCCACCACCACCCAAGCACCCTGGAAGCCACTAGGACCCTTTGAGATCCTCTACCCCCACAAGTACCACTTCATTCTTGATGAGCCTGAAAAGTGCAGAAACCAGTGTCCTTTCCTGGTACTTGTGGTACCAGTTGCACCCCACAACCGGGCAGCTCGGGACACCATCCGTAGGACCTGGGGTAACGAGAGCCTGGTGCCTGGGGTGACCATCCGTCGACTCTTTCTGCTGGGACTAGAGGACCAGACAGGTGGCCTACAGGAAGAGCTGCATGCTGAGAGCAAGGAGCACCATGACCTGCTGCAGGCCAACTTTTTGGACAGGTATCTCAATCTGACTATCAAGACCATGGTGATGATAGAGTGGTTGGTCACCCGCTGCCCCAATGCCTCCTACGCTGCCAAGGTGGACACAGACATGTTCTTCAATGTAGACCTTCTGGTTAACACACTGTTGGACCCCCACGCTGCACAGCCCAAGGAGGACTACATCACGGGTGCGGTCATCCGTAACGGGCTGGTGCAGAGGCAGAAGGGCACCAAATGGTACGTGCCCGAGGAGGTCTTCCCCCAGGAGACCTATCCATGCTATGTGTCCGGGAATGCCTACGCCTTTTCCATGGACCTTTCCGAAAAAATCCTGAGGGCATCCCGACACGTGCGAGCCTTCCATCTGGAGGATGTGTACCTGGGCATGTGCTTAGAGCACTTAGGGATCCTGCCCACTGACCCACCTCAGCCTGGCCTCTTCTACTTGTGGCAAATCCCTTACAACCGATGCAAGTTTTCTGGGATTGTCTCCATCACTGGATTTAGCCTAAATAAAATTGACAGGTACTGGAGTGACTTCCAAAAGCCTGGGCCACCCTGCTAG